The genomic segment TCCGCCTGGATATCCGGGCAAATGACCAGGTGCAGTCCGACGTTGACGGCGTTCTGCAAAAAAATCCGTGCAAAATTTTTAGCGATAACGGTGAGTTCGTGTCCTTTGATGGTTGATGCAGCTTGTTCACGGGATGATCCGCAGCCGAAATTGCTCCCGGCGATAATAATGCTCCCGGGCGGAATTTTTTTCTGGTTTAACGCTTTATTGAAATCCGTATCGTCGGCGAATGCGTATTGAGGAGTTTCCGACGGCAAGACTGTTGCCATAAAACGTCCGGGATAAATGACGTCAGTTGAAATGTCGTCGCCAACTTTGAGTACAACTTTTACCATAATAGCCTCACAATCTTGGATCGGTAATTTCACCTTTGATGGCGCTTGCCGCAGCGACAGCCGGCGAACACAGGTACACTTCGGCGTTGGGATTGCCCATACGGCCTTTGAAGTTGCGATTGGTTGTGGACAAAGCCACTTCGCCGTCGCCAAGAGCGCCTTGATGCACGCCAAGACAGCAGCCGCAACCTGGGTTCATGATTACCGCTCCGGCCTCCATCAGTGTGCTTAGATAACCTTTTTTCATAGCTTCTTTGTAAATGCGCCATGTCGCGGGAAATATCAACATGCGTACGTTTTTTGAAATATGTTTTCCGTAAACTGTTTTGGCCGCCATTTCCAGGTCATCCAACCGTCCGTTAGTACATGAGCCGATCACAACCTGATTGATTTTTTTTCCTTCGATGGAGAAAATCGGCACAACATTATCGACGGTATGCGGGCAAGCAATTTGCGGTGGCATTTTGGAGACATCGATTTCAATTTCTTCAGCGTATTCTGCATCCGGATCGGGCTGGACGATGTCAATTTCGTCAGTGACACCAGCCGTTTCAATCAAATAACGTACGGTTTCTTTATCGGCCGGTACGATGCCGGCCGTAGCGCCCGCTTCGACAGCCATATTGCATAAAACCAATCGTCCCGACGTCGGCATGCGGCGAATGGTCTCGCCGTGGAATTCGATGACTTTGAAATTAGCGCCTTCAGCTGAAATGGCGCCGATAATATGCAGGATCAGATCTTTAGGAGTAACATACGGAGGAAATTCACCGTTGACGGTAAGTTTGATCGTCGCCGGTACTTCTACGTTGAGGATCGATCCGAGCGTCCACACGCCGGACATCTCCGTAGCGCCTATACCAAATGCAAGCGCACCCAGCGCGCCGTGGGTAGTGGTATGGCTGTCCGTACCGACAATGAGCTGTCCCGGACGCACGTAACCATTCTCAGGTAAAATCTGATGGCAGATGCCGCCTTCATCGCCACGAATGTCATGAAATTTGTCGATAGTTTGTTTCTCAACAAATTCGCGAATTTTTTTCTGATTAGTTGCCGTCTTCGCGCTTTCAGCCGGAATACGATGATCGAGAATGATCGCGATTTTGGATGGATCCCACACATGCGGTTCCAATCCCGTGCCTTTGTAAATTTCATTGAATTGATTGATCACCAATGCTGCGTTTTCGTGCGACATTGCGAGATCGACATTCGCCTCCACGACGTCGCCGACTTTGACGCTGTATTGATTGGAAGCACGCGCCAGAATTTTTTGTGCAACCGTCATTCCCATGGTATGCTCCTTTTAACCGCATGTTGAGCGAAGTCTAAAACATGCTCGGATTCGGTTTCAAACAATGACTTTCTTATCGTGATACTTGGAATTTAATTTTTGTTTTGGCAAAAACTCATCTTCTTTGGCACGGTACGATTTCAATCCGACAAAATCGGTGTACTCTTCGAAGGTTGAAACCCAGTGCTTTTCTCCGGACAAGATTCCTGTCGGCGACGCCTTGAGTGCTGTAAAAAAATTCACCAACGCTTTGTGAGTGACCATGATCGACGCAACGGGAATTGAAACGCGGCCAACGCCCATTTTGGCTAATTCCGGGATTGGAATGAGTTCTGTTTTCATGCCCGTGATGGCGTCCATCAGATTGACTGACAACGGTCCCATAATACCTTTCACGGCCGTCTGAATATCCGATTTGGATTTGATGCCGTCGATGAATGCCAGATCGGCGCCTGCCTCGATATAAAGATTGCAACGGCGAATGGCTTCATCCAAGCCTGCGATAGCAAATACATCCGTGCGCGCATTGATAATAAAATTCGGATCGAGTGCATCACGGATTTCCGCACAAGCTTTGATTTTGCCGGCCATCTCGTCCGCGTCGATCACTTCCTTGCCGGCCATGTGTCCGCAGCGTTTTGGAAAAACCTGGTCTTCGATATTCATTCCCGCAACGCCCATGTGAATGAGTCTTTCTGTAATCCATGCGGCATTCAAAGCATTGCCTCCGCCGGTATCAATATCGGCCATCACCGGGATATTAACGGCTTGCGCGATGTTCCACGTCAGATCTAAGATATCCTTCATTTGAATGATTCCGACATCCGGTTTTCCCAAAAAAGATCCTGCCAAACCGTAACCGGAAACCTGAATCGCTTCAAATCCGCATTGTTCAATGATTCGTGCGCTCAAAGCATCGTGACATCCCGGCACCGTCACTGCGCGGCGTTCCATAATAGCATTTCTTAAAACAGTCGTTTTCTTCATAATCAACTTCCTATTTTTTCAATCATCAATTCGCCTTTCGACTTCGCTCAAGGATCGAGTTGGTGAATTTCGAAAGGACTGTGCAATTTACAATTTTCTCGCAATTGCTTTTGCGATATCCAATGTTTTGGCGTCGCCACCCATGTCATACGTACGCACGCGGCCTTCGTGAATGACCTCCGCCACAGCGTGCTCGATCGAAGTCGCTTTCTCCGTTTCGCCGAGCCAATCGAGCATCATTTTCGCCGCGAGGATCGTGGCTATCGGATTGACTTTATATTGTCCGGCATATTTAGGCGCCGATCCGTGGCTCGGCTCGAACACCGCTAATTTATCGCCAATATTACCGGAACAGCCGAAGCCGAGTCCTCCGACCAATTGTGCGGCGAGATCGGAAATAATATCGCCGTATAAATTCGGCGCAACCATCACGTCATAATTCATCGGATTTTTCAAAAGCCACATAGTCATCGCATCAATATTGGCGTCGTCCATTGCAATGCCGGGATATTCTTTGGCAATCGTTTTGGCCGCTTCAAGAAAAAGCCCGTCTGTAGCACGAACAACGTTGGCTTTGTGAACGACAGTAACTTTTTTGCGGTTATTGTTCTTGGCAAATTCAAACGCTGCACGGATAATGCGTTCGCAGCCTTTTTTAGTATTGACTTTGCATGAGATGGCGAATTCGTCGCCCTTCAGGTTTTTGAAAGGCGCAAACGGTTTCGATAAATCGGCCAGCTTTGAAGAAAGTTCGGGAGGGACGGGAGAAAACTCCACGCCGGCATAAAGGTCTTCGGTGTTTTCGCGGAAAATGACAAGGTCGATGGTTTCTTTGTAATTCAACGGATTGCCCGGATACGCTTTGCACGGGCGTAAACACGTGTAAAGATCAAAGAGTTGACGCATACGGACAATAGGTGAACGATACGTAAATCCCTGACCCTTCAAAGCTATGGCCAATTCATGTTCCGCCTCTTTAGCGGGTTTGGACGTGATGGCACCGAACATCGCTGCGTCGACGTTTTGAAGTAGATGAACCGTACGTTCCGGAAAAGCATCGCCTTCTTTGCACCAGAATTCCCATCCGATATCGCCGTGAATATACTCTGCGTCCAGCGCGACACGGTCGAGTACAATTTTAGCAGCTTCGAGAACTTCAATGCCAACGCCGTCGCCCGGCAGCCAGGCAATTTTATATTTTTTCATACATTAATCTCCTGAAATTTTTTGATGATGCTTTTTTCAGAAATTCAGCCAATCAATCTGTCAGACACCATCACGACAATTGTTTTAAATGTAATCAAAATACATTCTTAGAACTCTGATGTACATCATAGAAAAACATGATTGAATGTTCAAAAAAAATGATGAATGATTAATAAGGTCTTTAGAAGATAAATTGGAGGGCAAAGAGTATGTCGCGAGATAAATCAGTAAAAATTATGAATATCCAGAAATAAACTCCGAATGAAGTATTAACAAGAAATTTCGCTTTTTCTTAAGTCTGTCAGGAATGAAAGGACGTTCTATAAATTTTCCGGTTTTAAAATAATTCCTTTATTCTGATGACCGTTCAGTTTAGCTGCGATTGGCGAATTGAACCGAATGTGGCGCGTGAACGTCATGGCTTCGATAGGCGGTTGCTGTAACAACCATTGCCAATCGATAAAGCCGTCGTTGGCGTTTGACGTAACAGTGAAATATCCGACCATAAATGACGTGATATTTTGAAAAAAGTGCGAGCCTTGCGACGGCGTGACTTCGAAATCTTTGAATGTCGATTCAACAATAGCCCGCGCTCCGGAAATCTGATCCCACCGTACGGGAATTCCCAGCCATGGATCGAGCGTACCCCACCGCCCAACACCGATCAAGACGTACGTACGATTTTCCGCAACAAGCTTCTCATTAAATTTACTGATCTCTTGTGCAACTTCCCGGCTTTTGCCGCGGTCGTATTTCTCAAAATCGACAACCACAACGTCGTAAAGATCGCTGATGACTCCATTGCCGAGAACTTGTGAACTTTTGCAAATCAAACGCTCGGCCGGTTCTTCATCGACGTTAAGCGCGTCATCTTCGCGGTTGAGAACCATCGGGCGAATTTGTAAAATGCCAAATTCCTGCGGTTTGCCCGGCGGAACGCTCAGGTTGACAGCGAACTCAATTTCGACCGGTGAGCCCATGCCCCAACTTCCAAGATCGAGCAAAAGATCCAGAATTTCCGGCAAAGGAAAAACACGATTTTTCAGAATGGGAGCAAACGTGACGACGCGCAGACCTTTGCGGGCGATGCCGTCATACACAGCGTCATTTTCAAGTGAAAACGTCGATCCGACATGGCTCAGCGTGCCGTCGCGCTCGGCGATATTCAATCCGTATTTTTTTATGAGCGTATCGTGCGCATGAAATGCTTTTTCATCTTCATGAGCGTCGAGCGCCAGCGCATAAAACTCCTGTTGAGCCGTTTTTAAAGTATCCGCTGTCGAAAAAAACTGCAGCAAATGGCGCGGATATTTTGGACAAAAGCGAACTGTATTACCGCCTTCAACCACCGTCTTCCCCAATCCCAATCCCACCGACGCGATGCCATCCGAAGCTGTTTGCGGCGGCATCGGATAAAAGTTGTAGGATTTTGCAACACCGGCGAAATCGGGATAAAACCGGTTTTCATGCGGCGACCCAACCATCTTCTGAATGATCACAGCCATTTTTTCTTCTTCAAGGCGATAGGAAGTCACTTTGATATAATCTTTGGTGCTTTGATAATACGTCGAAGCGTAAACGCGCTTAATGGTTCGTACGAGTTCATCTAGCCGTTTCTTCGGGTCGGGATGGTTATTGGGCAGCATGAACGTTTCATACACGCCGGCGAATGGTTGATACTGTGAATCCTCCAGAAGGCTTGATGAACGTACGGCTAGCGGCACACGAACGATTTCCAGGAACTCTTTGAGTTGTCGCAATATTTTTCGCGGAAATTTTTGGGTGCTGACAAACCGGCGAATCAATTCTTCATCGTCATGGCATTCCAGTGCGAAAGTTTCAAGATTATTTTCAGCCATAAATTGATCGAAGACATCGGTTGCCACCACCACGGCTGCAGGGATGATAATTTTTACATTTTCAAAATGATCGCGCACGTTGTAATTGTTATTCAACGCTTTGATGAAACCTAAGCCGCGCGCTTTGCCTCCAATGGAACCGCCGCCGATGCGCGCAAAACTTCCGTCCGGATCAAACGTTTCCCTGGAAAAATCGACGATCGTTCCGCGATGTCGTATTTCTCTGTATGAACGTAACGTTTGAATGAGATACGTTCGTAAATCTTCCACATTGGCATAATCGCTGATTTTTTTTGGGCGGAGATTAAACGCGAGCCAGAATTCCGTACGGGCTTTGAGCCAATTGGAAAAATGATTGCGTTCCGCATGATACAGAATACTGTCTCCTGGAACGAGCGCCAATTGCTCCTCCAAAGCCATTAATTGGTTAGCTCTCCCGACTTCTTCACCATTCGGCATACGGAAAACAAAATCTCCGAACGAAAAATAATCGGCCATGAATTTTCGCAATTCGTGGAGCAGCGTCGGCGAGTCTTTAAGCACAAACGAAGCGCCGATGGCATTCGCTTTGTCGGCATTGTCGGCCACGTTAGATTGAAATAAAATCGGAATATCCGGATGCTGATCGCGGACATTACGGGCAAAAGTAAGGCCGGCTTCGGAATCGGTCGTGCCGTTGCGGCGAAATTCTACGTCGCTGATAATTCCTAGAATAAATTCTTTGTATTTTTCATAATAACTCCACGCTTCTTCGTACGTCGTACACAACAGAATTTTCGGCCTCGCACGCATACGGAGAAATTTGTGCGTGAGATTGATGCCTTCGGAAATCAGGCGCTCGGACTGTTTGAGCACTTCGGTATAAATGATCGGTAAAAAAGATGAATAATATTTGACATTGTCTTCGATGAGCAGAATGCATTGCACACCGACGGTTTGCGTGTCGTTTTCGACGTTAATTTTATCTTCGATGGATTTAATAATACCGATCAGTAAACGGTAATCGCCTTGCCAGATAAATACGCGGTCAAGCACAGCCGAATCGCGGTGCAATACGAGTTCGCCCTTTTCACGATTGTCATACGCCAGGGCCACGACAGGAACCGTATATCCTTCTTCTCGCAAACGTTTTGCAAATCGGATAACGTGCATGTCTTCGATGTGCAACGTTGTAATAACCAGATCGAATTCATGTTCTTTGAGTATTTGAAACGCTTCTTGCCCTGTCGCAACATGCGTGATATCCGGAGCTTGAGTGAGATTAAGGCCTTCGTATTCCTGTTGAAGCAATTCGTAGAGCCGCCCGTCTTCTTCAAAAATGTAGGAATCGTACAAACTGGAAACGAGCAGGATATCACGGATTTTAAAACGCATCAGATCCTGAAAATTCTGTATACGACGGCTGTATCCGCGTCCGGCCCACAAAGCATCGAATTTTCTTGCGGGTAATTTGATATCACTCAATAGTCTGTCTTGTTAATTGTGTAATGCACGCATCTGAATCTGGTTGGATGGTAATGTGCAAAAGTTCCGCTTTTATTCAAATAAAAAACGGAGCAAGTTTTTAATCCGCTCCGTTTATTTT from the bacterium genome contains:
- the leuD gene encoding 3-isopropylmalate dehydratase small subunit (catalyzes the isomerization between 2-isopropylmalate and 3-isopropylmalate in leucine biosynthesis), which encodes MVKVVLKVGDDISTDVIYPGRFMATVLPSETPQYAFADDTDFNKALNQKKIPPGSIIIAGSNFGCGSSREQAASTIKGHELTVIAKNFARIFLQNAVNVGLHLVICPDIQAEFGDEISVEKNQVVNATQKKNYSIIPLPPARQAIMDAGGLTPYVRKKLLERHGKSVYV
- a CDS encoding 3-isopropylmalate dehydratase large subunit, translated to MGMTVAQKILARASNQYSVKVGDVVEANVDLAMSHENAALVINQFNEIYKGTGLEPHVWDPSKIAIILDHRIPAESAKTATNQKKIREFVEKQTIDKFHDIRGDEGGICHQILPENGYVRPGQLIVGTDSHTTTHGALGALAFGIGATEMSGVWTLGSILNVEVPATIKLTVNGEFPPYVTPKDLILHIIGAISAEGANFKVIEFHGETIRRMPTSGRLVLCNMAVEAGATAGIVPADKETVRYLIETAGVTDEIDIVQPDPDAEYAEEIEIDVSKMPPQIACPHTVDNVVPIFSIEGKKINQVVIGSCTNGRLDDLEMAAKTVYGKHISKNVRMLIFPATWRIYKEAMKKGYLSTLMEAGAVIMNPGCGCCLGVHQGALGDGEVALSTTNRNFKGRMGNPNAEVYLCSPAVAAASAIKGEITDPRL
- a CDS encoding isocitrate lyase/PEP mutase family protein is translated as MKKTTVLRNAIMERRAVTVPGCHDALSARIIEQCGFEAIQVSGYGLAGSFLGKPDVGIIQMKDILDLTWNIAQAVNIPVMADIDTGGGNALNAAWITERLIHMGVAGMNIEDQVFPKRCGHMAGKEVIDADEMAGKIKACAEIRDALDPNFIINARTDVFAIAGLDEAIRRCNLYIEAGADLAFIDGIKSKSDIQTAVKGIMGPLSVNLMDAITGMKTELIPIPELAKMGVGRVSIPVASIMVTHKALVNFFTALKASPTGILSGEKHWVSTFEEYTDFVGLKSYRAKEDEFLPKQKLNSKYHDKKVIV
- a CDS encoding isocitrate/isopropylmalate dehydrogenase family protein is translated as MKKYKIAWLPGDGVGIEVLEAAKIVLDRVALDAEYIHGDIGWEFWCKEGDAFPERTVHLLQNVDAAMFGAITSKPAKEAEHELAIALKGQGFTYRSPIVRMRQLFDLYTCLRPCKAYPGNPLNYKETIDLVIFRENTEDLYAGVEFSPVPPELSSKLADLSKPFAPFKNLKGDEFAISCKVNTKKGCERIIRAAFEFAKNNNRKKVTVVHKANVVRATDGLFLEAAKTIAKEYPGIAMDDANIDAMTMWLLKNPMNYDVMVAPNLYGDIISDLAAQLVGGLGFGCSGNIGDKLAVFEPSHGSAPKYAGQYKVNPIATILAAKMMLDWLGETEKATSIEHAVAEVIHEGRVRTYDMGGDAKTLDIAKAIARKL
- a CDS encoding histidine kinase, with the translated sequence MRFKIRDILLVSSLYDSYIFEEDGRLYELLQQEYEGLNLTQAPDITHVATGQEAFQILKEHEFDLVITTLHIEDMHVIRFAKRLREEGYTVPVVALAYDNREKGELVLHRDSAVLDRVFIWQGDYRLLIGIIKSIEDKINVENDTQTVGVQCILLIEDNVKYYSSFLPIIYTEVLKQSERLISEGINLTHKFLRMRARPKILLCTTYEEAWSYYEKYKEFILGIISDVEFRRNGTTDSEAGLTFARNVRDQHPDIPILFQSNVADNADKANAIGASFVLKDSPTLLHELRKFMADYFSFGDFVFRMPNGEEVGRANQLMALEEQLALVPGDSILYHAERNHFSNWLKARTEFWLAFNLRPKKISDYANVEDLRTYLIQTLRSYREIRHRGTIVDFSRETFDPDGSFARIGGGSIGGKARGLGFIKALNNNYNVRDHFENVKIIIPAAVVVATDVFDQFMAENNLETFALECHDDEELIRRFVSTQKFPRKILRQLKEFLEIVRVPLAVRSSSLLEDSQYQPFAGVYETFMLPNNHPDPKKRLDELVRTIKRVYASTYYQSTKDYIKVTSYRLEEEKMAVIIQKMVGSPHENRFYPDFAGVAKSYNFYPMPPQTASDGIASVGLGLGKTVVEGGNTVRFCPKYPRHLLQFFSTADTLKTAQQEFYALALDAHEDEKAFHAHDTLIKKYGLNIAERDGTLSHVGSTFSLENDAVYDGIARKGLRVVTFAPILKNRVFPLPEILDLLLDLGSWGMGSPVEIEFAVNLSVPPGKPQEFGILQIRPMVLNREDDALNVDEEPAERLICKSSQVLGNGVISDLYDVVVVDFEKYDRGKSREVAQEISKFNEKLVAENRTYVLIGVGRWGTLDPWLGIPVRWDQISGARAIVESTFKDFEVTPSQGSHFFQNITSFMVGYFTVTSNANDGFIDWQWLLQQPPIEAMTFTRHIRFNSPIAAKLNGHQNKGIILKPENL